CATCACTCTCAGGGGCCGGGGGCCAGTTCGGTCGCTGGCGAAAAATCACGGAGCGAGATGTAACGAGTAGAGTCTGTTCCAAGCGCTGCGAGCATCAGCCCGTCTTACCTTCGCAAAAATCCCGTTGGTACGGGGTCAGGTCGGCGAGAGCTTCGGGACTGACCTTTGGTCTGTATCCCTGGGCACCATCTTGCGACGCGCTCTTGAAGAGTCTCACCGACAAAGTTTTGTTGATAACGCGGCCATTGCGCGCACCGTCCTGACTGGCGGTATTTTCTCAAGAGTGGCACCTGGGTTTTTGTATAGCAGAAAAACCGTGCACCACCGAAAACCAGCCCCAATTCAGGCGGGCCGAATATACCACGGTGCATGTGGAGCATCAATCAATCGCTTCAAATGGCCCGCCCTTGGGGCTATTATGCGCTCCATGCGAAGTAGCCCCCCAAACAATCCCCCCAAGTCTGCCGATTCCCGCCGCGATGGTGCCTCTGGTGCCTCCGAGCGACTGGGAAGTGGCGTGCAATTTCTTACTGTGCCCGAGGAGTTGGCCGGTCAGCGGATCGACAACTTTCTGCAGGCGCGCCTCAAGGGTGTGCCGCGCTCCAGAATTTACCGGATTCTGCGCAAAGGCGAGGTGCGGGTGAACAAGGGGCGGGTGAAGGCCGAGTATCGCCTGAAAGGCGGTGACCAGGTGCGCGTGCCGCCTATTCGGGTGTCCGAGGAGTCTACGCCGCCGGTGGCGGGAGAGTCTCTGCGGCGGACGCTTGAGGCGGCCATACTCTATGACGAGGGCGGCCTGCTGGTGGTGAATAAGCCCGCGGGGCTCGCGGTGCACGGCGGCAGCGGCGTTCGCCTCGGCCTGATTGAGGCGCTCCGCCAGATGTACCCGAACAGCCCCTTTATGGAATTGGTGCACCGGCTGGATCGCGATACCAGCGGCGCCATCCTGGTGGCGCGCAAGCGCGCCGTGCTGCTGCATGTTCAGTCGGAGCTGCGTGCCGGCAAGCTTGGGAAGTCTTATCTGGCGCTGGCGGCGGGGAAGTGGCCTCGCGGTCAAAAAGTGGTGGAGGCGCCGCTGCGCAAGAACACCCTGAAGAGTGGTGAGCGGATTGTGACGGTAGAGGGTGATGGCAAGCCCTCCACGACGCGTTTTCGCGTTGAGGAGCGCTTCAAGGGGGCAACCCTGCTGGCGGCAGAGCCGGTTACTGGTCGAACTCATCAGATTCGTGTGCACGCCCAGTTTGTCGGGTGTCCACTGGCGGGTGACCCCAAGTACGCCACTGATGAAATCAATGGCGCCTTTCGCGGGTATGGCCTCAAGCGCCTGTTTCTGCATTCCGCCGGTGTGCGCTGCACCTTGCCAGACGGTGTGCGCGTGGACGTGAAGGCGCCGCTTCCCGCAGAGCTGGAATCGGTATTGAGTGCCCTGAGGGGCGAGTGATTCAACGCCCTGCGTGCTGGACCGGGTAAAGAGGGAGAAGGTTGGTCATGCTGGTGATCCTCGATTGGGACGGGACCCTGTGCAATTCCCAGGCGCGCATCATTTCCTGCATGCAGCGGGCGGCGGATCGAGTTGGTCTGCCTGT
The nucleotide sequence above comes from Microbulbifer salipaludis. Encoded proteins:
- the rluC gene encoding 23S rRNA pseudouridine(955/2504/2580) synthase RluC, which encodes MGSGVQFLTVPEELAGQRIDNFLQARLKGVPRSRIYRILRKGEVRVNKGRVKAEYRLKGGDQVRVPPIRVSEESTPPVAGESLRRTLEAAILYDEGGLLVVNKPAGLAVHGGSGVRLGLIEALRQMYPNSPFMELVHRLDRDTSGAILVARKRAVLLHVQSELRAGKLGKSYLALAAGKWPRGQKVVEAPLRKNTLKSGERIVTVEGDGKPSTTRFRVEERFKGATLLAAEPVTGRTHQIRVHAQFVGCPLAGDPKYATDEINGAFRGYGLKRLFLHSAGVRCTLPDGVRVDVKAPLPAELESVLSALRGE